In the Ramlibacter tataouinensis TTB310 genome, one interval contains:
- a CDS encoding LysR family transcriptional regulator, translating to MTEITNASAEMAFFHLLMRCGSLSAAARELGLTTPAVSRRLALLEARLGVQLLNRTTRRIALTPEGEEYLTQARRILADIEDVEHQLSQSMAQPRGLLRVNATLGFGRSHVAPVISRFCKAHPEVQVQFHLSVTPPPLSEDAFDVCVRFGEPPDARVIARKVAPNRRLLCASPAYLARHGTPRTPADLVRHHCISIHHGDDAYGLWRLASSRRTESVKVTGLMSTNDGDIAVAWALDGHGILMRAEWDIAKYLRSGRLRQVLEGYATPPADIYAVYPQRHQKARRVTAFVDFLCAALGSTARRRAAEQFG from the coding sequence ATGACCGAGATCACCAATGCCTCGGCCGAGATGGCCTTCTTCCACCTGCTGATGCGCTGCGGCAGCCTGTCGGCGGCGGCGCGGGAGCTGGGGCTCACGACGCCGGCGGTGAGCCGGCGGCTGGCCCTGCTCGAGGCGCGGCTGGGCGTGCAGCTGCTCAACCGCACGACCCGGCGGATCGCCCTCACCCCCGAAGGCGAGGAGTACCTGACGCAGGCGCGGCGCATCCTGGCGGACATCGAGGATGTGGAGCACCAGCTGAGCCAGTCGATGGCGCAGCCGCGCGGGCTGCTGCGGGTGAACGCCACCCTGGGTTTCGGCCGCAGCCATGTCGCCCCGGTGATCTCCCGGTTCTGCAAGGCCCACCCGGAGGTGCAGGTGCAGTTCCACCTGTCGGTAACGCCGCCGCCGCTGTCCGAGGATGCGTTCGACGTGTGCGTGCGCTTCGGCGAGCCGCCGGATGCGCGCGTCATCGCGCGCAAGGTCGCCCCCAACCGGCGCCTGCTGTGCGCGTCACCGGCCTACCTGGCCCGCCACGGCACGCCGCGTACGCCGGCCGACCTGGTGCGGCATCACTGCATCAGCATCCACCACGGCGACGACGCCTACGGGCTCTGGCGCCTGGCCTCCAGCCGCCGCACCGAATCGGTGAAGGTGACGGGACTGATGAGCACCAATGACGGCGACATCGCCGTGGCCTGGGCGCTGGACGGGCACGGCATCCTCATGCGCGCCGAGTGGGACATCGCCAAGTACCTGCGCAGCGGCCGCCTGCGCCAGGTGCTCGAAGGCTATGCGACCCCGCCGGCGGACATCTACGCGGTCTATCCCCAGCGCCACCAGAAGGCGCGCCGCGTCACCGCCTTCGTGGATTTCCTGTGCGCCGCCCTGGGCTCGACGGCGCGCCGAAGGGCGGCCGAGCAGTTCGGATGA
- a CDS encoding Bug family tripartite tricarboxylate transporter substrate binding protein, with translation MNLPPPALSRRSLLAGLSALALPVRAQAYPSKPVTVVVPYAAGGTTDIVARLAAHSLSTLTGKTFVVENKGGGSTTIATGLVAKAPADGYTLLANEMTQTIVPALFPKLPFDPIRDLAPVTVFAEAPYVLVVNAKVPANNLRELVQLAKAQPGKLNFASGGAGSGPHIAGELLKAVAGIDMAHVAYKGSGPAVSDLLGGQVEVLITAAPTVAAQMGSGRMRPLAVAHGQRLSSLPDVPTAAEAGFPGFLIANWFGLAAPKGTPAEVIAFLHAEVQKMIRRPEVREKLVAAGAEPVAMTPDQAARHIDAEARRWGELIRKAGIKVD, from the coding sequence GTGAACCTTCCGCCGCCCGCCCTGTCGCGCCGTTCCCTCCTGGCCGGCCTGTCCGCGCTGGCGCTGCCGGTGCGCGCCCAGGCCTACCCGTCCAAGCCCGTGACCGTCGTGGTGCCCTACGCGGCCGGCGGCACCACCGACATCGTCGCGCGCCTGGCGGCCCACTCGCTGAGCACCCTGACCGGCAAGACCTTCGTGGTCGAGAACAAGGGCGGGGGCAGCACCACCATCGCCACCGGCCTGGTCGCCAAGGCGCCGGCCGACGGCTACACGCTGCTGGCCAACGAGATGACGCAGACCATCGTGCCGGCGCTCTTTCCCAAGCTGCCGTTCGACCCGATCAGGGACCTGGCGCCGGTCACCGTCTTCGCCGAGGCGCCCTACGTCCTGGTGGTCAACGCCAAGGTGCCGGCCAACAACCTGCGCGAGCTGGTGCAGCTCGCCAAGGCGCAGCCCGGCAAGCTCAACTTTGCCTCCGGCGGCGCCGGCAGCGGCCCCCACATCGCGGGCGAGTTGCTGAAGGCCGTGGCCGGTATCGACATGGCGCACGTGGCGTACAAGGGCTCGGGCCCGGCGGTGTCCGACCTGCTGGGCGGCCAGGTGGAGGTGCTGATCACGGCGGCGCCGACGGTGGCGGCGCAGATGGGCTCCGGCCGTATGCGCCCGCTGGCGGTGGCCCATGGGCAGCGGCTGTCGTCGCTGCCGGACGTCCCCACCGCGGCCGAAGCCGGCTTCCCGGGCTTTCTCATCGCCAACTGGTTCGGGCTGGCCGCGCCCAAGGGCACGCCGGCGGAGGTCATCGCCTTCCTGCACGCCGAGGTGCAGAAGATGATCCGGCGGCCCGAGGTGCGCGAGAAGCTCGTGGCCGCCGGCGCCGAGCCCGTCGCCATGACGCCGGACCAGGCGGCGCGCCATATCGACGCGGAGGCGCGCCGCTGGGGCGAGCTGATCCGCAAGGCCGGCATCAAGGTGGACTGA
- a CDS encoding HAMP domain-containing protein: protein MDPVTPTAAKKRPAQANAASSSRKPASRIAPIDTLDAAQAQAQSRQILAALVAFANGEFKARLPATWTGTDGRIAEAFNQCIGNAERITNEAARLSNTVGKEGRLMQRISLPAAAGGWAAQVDSVNTLVDDLVRPTTDIARTIGAVAKGDLGLPMDLQVDGRPLKGEFLRSAKLVNTMIEQLAVFTSEVTRVAREVGTEGKLGGQAQVKGVSGVWKDLTDSVNQMAGNLTAQVRNIADVTVAVANGDLSQKITVDVRGEILQLKEATNTMVDQLRSFASEVTRVAREVGTDGRLGGQAVVPGVAGTWKDLTDSVNSMANNLTSQVRNIATVTTAVARGDLSRKITVEVKGEILELKETINTMVDQLNGFSSEVTRVAREVGTEGKLGGQAQVPGIAGTWKDLTDSVNSMASNLTGQVRNIAGVATAIAKGDLSSKITVEVKGEILALKETINTMVDQLNGFASEVTRVAREVGTEGKLGGQAQVPGVAGTWKDLTDNVNFMASNLTGQVRNIAEVTTAVANGDLSKKITVDVRGEVLELKNTINTMVDQLNGFASEVTRVAREVGTEGKLGGQAAVPGVAGTWKDLTDSVNFMASNLTGQVRNIAEVTTAVARGDLSKKITVDVRGEILELKNTINTMVDQLNGFAGEVSRVAREVGTEGKLGGQAQVLGVAGTWKDLTDNVNSMASNLTAQVRNIADVATAVANGDLSKKITVDVKGEILELKNTLNTMVDQLNGFASEVTRVAREVGSEGKLGGQAQVRGVAGTWKDLTDNVNSMANNLTGQVRNIAEVTTAVAKGDLSRKITVEVKGEILELKNTINTMVDQLNGFASEVTRVAREVGTEGKLGGQAQVAGVGGTWKDLTDNVNFMASNLTGQVRNIADVATAIARGDLSRKITVDVKGEILQLKQTMNTMVDQLNAFAGEVSRVAREVGTDGKLGGQAAVEGVAGTWKDLTDNVNSMASNLTGQVRNIAEVTIAVANGDLSKKITVDVRGEILELKETINTMVDQLRSFAAEVSRVAREVGTEGKLGGQAVVPGVAGTWKDLTDNVNSMANNLTGQVRNIADVATAIARGDLGRKITVDVKGEILQLKETINTMVDQLSAFASEVTRVAREVGSEGKLGGQAAVPGVAGTWKDLTDNVNSMASNLTNQVRNIADVTIAVANGDLSKKITVDVRGEILQLKETINTMVEQLRSFASEVTRVAREVGTEGRLGVQAVVPGVAGTWKDLTDSVNTMGANLTSQVRNIAEVTTAVARGDLNRKITVDVKGEILELKNTINTMVDQLNSFAGEVTRVAREVGTEGKLGGQAQVAGVGGTWKDLTDNVNFMASNLTEQVRGIVKVVTAVADGNLTQRLTVQAKGEVAALADTINGMTDTLATFAEQVTNVAREVGVEGRLGGQAHVPGAAGTWKDLTGNVNLLAANLTTQVRAIAEVATAVTKGDLTRSIQVDARGEVSELKDNINTMISNLRETTESNREQDWLKTNLARFTGMLQGQRELSTVGKMLLSELASLVNAHQGSIYHNSHGTDGQDELRLLSSYAQAGTVKLAPAIALGEGLVGQCALENRRILMTDVPADFVTISSSLGQARQVSVVVLPVLFENQTKAVIELASLHPFSPVNLNFLDQLALGIGAVFNTIEATMRTEGLLTQSQQLTVELQSRQIELQQTNEELGTKARLLAQQNEEVERKNAEVEQARRALEEKASELALTSKYKSEFLANMSHELRTPLNSILILSQQLAENGAGNLLPKQVEFSRNINSSGSDLLNLINDILDLSKIESGTVSVDVEEISFNGLRDSIDRNFRHVAEAKSLPFHIRFADDLPRSMDSDPKRLQQILKNLLSNAVKFTSHGQVEVRVGLSASGWSQDHPVLSQAQHVVAFAVEDTGIGVPPDKQRLIFEAFQQADAGTSRKYGGTGLGLAISRELAVLLGGEIKLQSVHGQGSTFTLYLPLHYAGPDQATAVRNAKNSGDGAGAAKPVLTLPAVREEHIPDDRDSIDSGDPVMLVIEDDPHYARILLGLARDKGFKGLVATKGAMGLSLARQYHPAAISLDIFLPDMLGWTVLNQLKLDPALRHIPVQIVTLEEERQHGLSHGAFAYLLKEPTTTNLEAAFDRLKAFTAPRPKRLLVVEDNDIERDAVIELLGYDDIDIVAAGSGDAALAAMRRQPFDCVVLDLRLPDMTGFELLERLRAESALSSVPVVVFTGKDLSHDEQARLNTMAKSIVLKDVRSPERLLDETALFLHRVVTQLPAEKQAMLERLHNSSEVLRGRKVLVVDDDARNIFALTSVLENHEMEVLSATNGRQAIDIIGSTPDLTMVLMDIMMPEMDGYETMREIRKDPAFRTLPILALTAKAMKGDREKCLDAGASDYISKPVNTNQLLSLMRVWLYR from the coding sequence ATGGACCCCGTCACTCCTACCGCGGCCAAGAAACGCCCCGCCCAGGCCAATGCCGCTTCTTCTTCGAGGAAGCCCGCCTCGCGCATCGCGCCCATCGACACCCTCGACGCGGCGCAGGCGCAAGCCCAGTCGCGGCAGATACTGGCCGCGCTGGTGGCCTTCGCCAACGGCGAGTTCAAGGCTCGCCTGCCGGCCACCTGGACGGGAACGGACGGCCGCATCGCGGAGGCGTTCAACCAGTGCATCGGCAACGCCGAGCGCATCACCAACGAGGCGGCCCGGCTGAGCAATACGGTGGGCAAGGAAGGCCGGTTGATGCAGCGCATCTCCCTGCCGGCGGCGGCGGGCGGCTGGGCCGCCCAGGTGGACTCGGTCAACACCCTGGTCGACGACCTGGTGCGCCCCACCACGGACATCGCCCGCACCATCGGCGCCGTGGCCAAGGGCGACCTGGGCCTGCCGATGGACCTGCAGGTGGACGGACGCCCGCTCAAGGGCGAGTTCCTGCGCTCGGCCAAGCTGGTGAACACCATGATCGAGCAGCTCGCGGTGTTCACCTCGGAAGTGACCCGGGTGGCGCGCGAGGTGGGCACCGAGGGCAAGCTGGGCGGCCAGGCCCAGGTCAAGGGGGTGTCGGGCGTCTGGAAGGACCTGACCGACTCGGTCAACCAGATGGCCGGCAACCTCACGGCGCAGGTGCGCAACATCGCCGACGTGACGGTGGCCGTGGCCAACGGCGACCTGTCGCAGAAGATCACGGTGGACGTGCGCGGCGAGATCCTGCAGCTCAAGGAGGCCACCAACACCATGGTGGACCAGCTGCGCTCCTTCGCCTCGGAAGTGACGCGGGTGGCCCGCGAGGTGGGCACCGACGGCCGCCTGGGCGGCCAGGCCGTGGTGCCGGGCGTAGCCGGCACCTGGAAGGACCTGACCGACTCGGTCAACTCCATGGCCAACAACCTGACCTCGCAGGTGCGCAACATCGCCACGGTGACCACGGCCGTGGCGCGGGGCGACCTCTCGCGCAAAATCACGGTGGAGGTCAAGGGCGAGATCCTGGAGCTGAAGGAAACCATCAACACCATGGTGGACCAGCTCAACGGCTTCTCCTCCGAGGTGACGCGGGTGGCGCGCGAGGTGGGCACCGAGGGCAAGCTGGGGGGCCAGGCCCAGGTGCCGGGCATCGCCGGCACCTGGAAGGACCTGACTGACTCGGTCAACTCCATGGCCTCCAACCTCACCGGCCAGGTGCGCAACATCGCCGGCGTGGCGACCGCCATCGCCAAGGGCGACCTCTCCTCCAAGATCACGGTGGAGGTGAAGGGCGAGATCCTGGCGCTGAAGGAAACCATCAACACCATGGTGGACCAGTTGAACGGCTTCGCGTCCGAAGTGACCCGCGTGGCGCGCGAGGTGGGCACCGAGGGCAAGCTGGGCGGCCAGGCCCAGGTGCCGGGCGTGGCCGGCACCTGGAAGGACCTGACCGACAACGTCAACTTCATGGCGTCCAACCTCACCGGCCAGGTGCGCAACATCGCCGAGGTGACCACCGCCGTGGCCAACGGCGACCTGTCCAAGAAGATCACGGTGGACGTGCGCGGCGAGGTGCTGGAGCTGAAGAACACCATCAACACCATGGTGGACCAGTTGAACGGCTTCGCCTCGGAGGTCACGCGGGTGGCGCGCGAGGTGGGTACCGAGGGCAAGCTGGGCGGCCAGGCGGCCGTGCCCGGCGTGGCCGGCACCTGGAAGGACCTGACGGACTCCGTGAACTTCATGGCCTCCAACCTCACGGGCCAGGTGCGCAACATCGCCGAGGTGACCACCGCCGTGGCCCGCGGCGACCTGTCCAAGAAGATCACCGTGGACGTCCGCGGCGAGATCCTGGAGCTGAAGAACACCATCAACACCATGGTGGACCAGTTGAACGGCTTCGCCGGCGAGGTGTCCCGCGTGGCGCGTGAAGTGGGCACCGAGGGCAAGCTGGGCGGCCAGGCCCAGGTGCTGGGCGTGGCGGGCACCTGGAAGGACCTGACCGACAACGTCAACTCCATGGCGTCCAACCTGACGGCCCAGGTGCGCAACATCGCCGACGTGGCCACCGCCGTGGCCAACGGCGACCTGTCCAAGAAGATCACGGTGGACGTCAAGGGCGAGATCCTGGAGCTGAAGAACACCCTGAACACCATGGTGGACCAGCTCAACGGCTTCGCCTCCGAAGTGACGCGCGTGGCGCGCGAGGTGGGCTCCGAAGGCAAGCTGGGCGGCCAGGCCCAGGTGCGCGGCGTGGCCGGCACCTGGAAGGACCTGACCGACAACGTCAACTCCATGGCCAACAACCTCACGGGCCAGGTGCGCAACATCGCCGAGGTGACCACCGCCGTGGCCAAGGGCGACCTCTCGCGCAAGATCACGGTGGAGGTCAAGGGCGAGATCCTGGAGCTGAAGAACACCATCAACACCATGGTGGACCAGTTGAACGGCTTTGCGTCCGAAGTGACCCGCGTGGCGCGCGAGGTGGGCACCGAGGGCAAGCTGGGCGGCCAGGCCCAGGTGGCCGGCGTGGGCGGCACCTGGAAGGACCTGACCGACAACGTCAACTTCATGGCGTCCAACCTCACCGGCCAGGTGCGCAACATCGCCGACGTGGCCACCGCCATCGCCCGCGGCGACCTCTCGCGCAAGATCACGGTGGACGTCAAGGGCGAGATCCTGCAGCTCAAGCAGACCATGAACACCATGGTGGACCAGCTCAACGCGTTCGCCGGCGAGGTGAGCCGCGTGGCGCGCGAGGTGGGCACCGACGGCAAGCTGGGCGGGCAGGCGGCGGTGGAAGGCGTGGCCGGCACCTGGAAGGACCTGACCGACAACGTCAACTCCATGGCCTCCAACCTCACGGGCCAGGTGCGCAACATCGCGGAAGTGACGATCGCGGTGGCAAACGGCGACCTGTCCAAGAAGATCACGGTGGACGTGCGCGGCGAGATCCTGGAGCTCAAGGAGACCATCAACACCATGGTGGACCAGCTGCGCTCCTTCGCGGCGGAGGTCAGCCGGGTGGCGCGCGAGGTGGGCACCGAGGGCAAGCTGGGCGGCCAGGCCGTGGTGCCAGGCGTGGCGGGGACCTGGAAGGACCTGACCGACAACGTCAACTCCATGGCCAACAACCTCACGGGCCAGGTGCGCAACATCGCCGACGTGGCCACCGCCATCGCGCGCGGCGACCTGGGCCGCAAGATCACGGTGGACGTGAAGGGCGAGATCCTGCAGCTGAAGGAAACCATCAACACCATGGTGGACCAGCTGTCGGCCTTCGCGTCGGAAGTGACGCGGGTGGCGCGCGAGGTGGGCTCCGAGGGCAAGCTGGGCGGCCAGGCGGCCGTGCCCGGCGTGGCCGGCACCTGGAAGGACCTGACCGACAACGTCAACTCCATGGCCTCCAACCTCACGAACCAGGTGCGCAACATCGCCGACGTGACGATCGCGGTGGCCAACGGCGACCTGTCCAAGAAGATCACGGTGGACGTGCGCGGCGAGATCCTGCAGCTGAAGGAAACCATCAACACCATGGTGGAACAGCTGCGGTCCTTCGCCTCCGAGGTGACGCGCGTGGCGCGCGAGGTGGGCACCGAAGGCCGCCTGGGCGTGCAGGCCGTGGTGCCCGGCGTGGCCGGCACCTGGAAGGACCTGACCGACTCGGTCAACACCATGGGCGCCAACCTCACTTCGCAGGTGCGCAACATCGCCGAGGTGACCACCGCCGTGGCCCGCGGCGACCTGAACCGCAAGATCACGGTGGACGTCAAGGGCGAGATCCTGGAGCTCAAGAACACCATCAACACCATGGTGGACCAGCTCAACTCCTTTGCCGGCGAGGTGACGCGGGTGGCGCGCGAGGTGGGTACCGAGGGCAAGCTGGGCGGCCAGGCCCAGGTGGCCGGCGTGGGCGGCACCTGGAAGGACCTGACCGACAACGTCAACTTCATGGCCTCCAACCTCACCGAGCAGGTGCGCGGCATCGTCAAGGTGGTGACGGCGGTGGCCGACGGCAACTTGACGCAGCGCCTGACCGTGCAGGCCAAGGGCGAGGTGGCGGCGCTGGCCGACACCATCAACGGCATGACCGACACGCTGGCGACCTTCGCCGAGCAGGTGACCAACGTGGCGCGCGAGGTCGGCGTGGAGGGCCGCCTGGGCGGCCAGGCCCACGTGCCCGGCGCCGCAGGCACCTGGAAGGACCTCACCGGCAACGTGAACCTGCTGGCCGCCAACCTGACCACGCAGGTGCGCGCCATCGCCGAAGTGGCGACGGCCGTGACCAAGGGCGACCTGACGCGCTCGATCCAGGTCGATGCGCGCGGCGAGGTGTCCGAACTCAAGGACAACATCAACACCATGATCTCGAACCTGCGCGAGACCACGGAATCCAACCGCGAGCAGGACTGGCTCAAGACCAACCTGGCGCGCTTCACCGGCATGCTGCAGGGCCAGCGCGAGCTGTCCACCGTGGGCAAGATGCTGCTGTCCGAGCTGGCCTCGCTGGTCAACGCCCACCAGGGAAGCATCTACCACAACAGCCATGGCACCGACGGCCAGGACGAGCTGAGGCTGCTGTCCAGCTACGCGCAGGCCGGCACCGTGAAGCTCGCGCCGGCCATCGCGCTCGGCGAGGGCCTGGTCGGCCAGTGCGCGCTGGAGAACCGGCGCATCCTGATGACCGACGTGCCGGCCGACTTCGTCACCATCAGTTCCAGCCTGGGCCAGGCGCGGCAGGTCAGCGTCGTGGTGCTGCCCGTGCTGTTCGAGAACCAGACCAAGGCGGTGATCGAGCTGGCCTCGCTGCACCCGTTCAGCCCGGTCAACCTGAACTTCCTGGACCAGCTGGCGCTGGGCATCGGCGCGGTGTTCAACACCATCGAGGCCACCATGCGGACCGAGGGCCTGCTGACGCAGTCGCAGCAGCTGACGGTGGAGCTGCAGTCGCGCCAGATCGAGCTGCAGCAGACCAACGAGGAGCTGGGCACCAAGGCCCGCCTGCTGGCGCAGCAGAACGAGGAGGTGGAGCGCAAGAACGCCGAGGTCGAGCAGGCCCGCCGCGCGCTGGAGGAGAAGGCGTCCGAGCTGGCGCTCACCTCCAAGTACAAGTCGGAGTTCCTGGCCAACATGTCGCACGAGCTGCGCACCCCGCTCAACTCCATCCTGATCCTGAGCCAGCAGCTGGCCGAGAACGGGGCCGGCAACCTGCTGCCCAAGCAGGTGGAGTTCTCGCGCAACATCAACTCCTCCGGCAGCGACCTGCTGAACCTGATCAACGACATCCTGGACCTGTCCAAGATCGAGTCTGGCACGGTGTCGGTCGACGTCGAGGAGATCTCGTTCAACGGGCTGCGCGACAGCATCGACCGCAACTTCCGCCACGTCGCCGAAGCCAAGAGCCTGCCGTTCCACATCCGCTTCGCGGACGACCTGCCGCGTTCCATGGACAGCGACCCCAAGCGCCTGCAGCAGATCCTGAAGAACCTGCTGTCCAACGCGGTGAAGTTCACCTCGCACGGGCAGGTGGAGGTGCGCGTGGGCCTGTCCGCCAGCGGCTGGTCGCAGGACCACCCGGTGCTCAGCCAGGCCCAGCACGTGGTGGCGTTCGCCGTGGAGGACACCGGCATCGGCGTGCCGCCCGACAAGCAGCGCCTGATCTTCGAGGCGTTCCAGCAGGCCGACGCCGGCACGTCGCGCAAGTACGGCGGCACCGGCCTGGGCCTGGCCATCAGCCGCGAGCTGGCCGTGCTGCTGGGGGGCGAGATCAAGCTGCAGAGCGTCCACGGCCAGGGCAGCACCTTCACGCTGTACCTGCCGCTGCACTACGCCGGCCCGGACCAGGCGACGGCCGTGCGCAACGCGAAGAACTCGGGCGACGGTGCCGGCGCCGCCAAGCCGGTGCTCACCCTGCCGGCGGTGCGGGAGGAGCACATCCCGGACGACCGGGACAGCATCGACTCGGGCGATCCCGTCATGCTGGTGATCGAGGACGACCCGCATTACGCGCGCATCCTGCTGGGCCTGGCCCGCGATAAGGGCTTCAAGGGCCTGGTGGCGACCAAAGGCGCGATGGGCCTGTCGCTGGCGCGCCAGTACCACCCCGCCGCCATTTCGCTGGACATCTTCCTGCCCGACATGCTGGGATGGACGGTTCTCAACCAGCTGAAGCTCGATCCCGCGCTGCGGCACATCCCGGTGCAGATCGTCACGCTGGAGGAGGAGCGGCAGCACGGGTTGTCGCATGGCGCCTTCGCCTACCTGCTGAAGGAGCCCACCACCACCAACCTGGAGGCGGCCTTCGACCGCCTGAAGGCCTTCACCGCGCCGCGGCCCAAGCGCCTGCTGGTGGTGGAGGACAACGACATCGAGCGGGATGCCGTCATCGAGCTGCTGGGCTACGACGACATCGACATCGTGGCGGCCGGCAGCGGCGACGCGGCCCTCGCGGCGATGCGCAGGCAGCCTTTCGATTGCGTGGTGCTCGACCTTCGGCTGCCGGACATGACGGGCTTCGAGCTGCTGGAGCGGCTGCGTGCCGAGTCGGCGCTGTCCAGCGTGCCGGTGGTCGTGTTCACGGGCAAGGACCTCAGCCACGACGAACAGGCGCGCCTGAACACCATGGCCAAGAGCATCGTGCTCAAGGACGTGCGCTCGCCCGAGCGCCTGCTCGACGAAACCGCCCTCTTCCTGCACCGCGTCGTCACCCAGCTGCCCGCCGAGAAGCAGGCCATGCTGGAGCGGCTGCACAACTCCTCCGAGGTGCTGCGCGGGCGCAAGGTCCTGGTGGTGGACGACGACGCGCGCAACATCTTCGCGCTGACCTCGGTGCTGGAGAACCACGAGATGGAGGTCCTCAGCGCCACCAACGGCCGCCAGGCCATCGACATCATCGGCAGCACGCCCGACCTGACGATGGTGCTGATGGACATCATGATGCCGGAGATGGACGGCTACGAGACCATGCGCGAGATCCGCAAGGACCCGGCCTTCCGCACCCTGCCCATCCTGGCGCTGACGGCCAAGGCGATGAAGGGAGACCGCGAGAAGTGCCTGGACGCGGGCGCCAGCGACTACATCTCCAAGCCCGTGAACACCAACCAGCTGCTGTCGCTCATGCGCGTCTGGCTGTACCGCTGA
- a CDS encoding response regulator — MNTKNNTQDAATQEREQPDAASLVNILIVDDEPKNLTVLESVLDDPGYRLVRASSGEEALLALVQEEFAVLVLDVRMPGMSGFEVAQLVKERRKTARIPIIFLTAYYNEDEHILEGYGSGAVDYLHKPVKPAVLRSKVAVFAELHRKGRELAAANRLLLGEVAERRNAEARLSELNASLDRRVMERTTELRASEERLLEEHRRKDGFLATLAHELRNPLAPVRSAVELIKRNRLDANKLQWASSIIDRQVRLLSRLIDDLMDVSRINRGRIELRRELMPLNEALIDALDAIRSSAKEAGLELAVLLPDTKLLVDGDRTRLAQAFTNLLVNAVKYTEPGGRIELVVAVERENVIVTVRDTGIGIPADRLETIFEMFSQVESALARSRGGLGIGLSLTQQLIRLHGGSVKAQSEGPGLGSRFLVQLPLASSGTEQAPSLPPSHTPSTSSTKLSILVADDNEDAASSLTQLLELLGHEVRQVHDGEAAVRAVQEFGPSLVLLDIGMPGLNGHDAARLIRQQPGGSGRTLVAVTGWGQPQDLRRSSDAGFDHHLVKPIEFDQLFLLIERVCSNAPATQADPAPTFYSSGK, encoded by the coding sequence ATGAACACCAAGAACAACACCCAGGATGCGGCGACGCAGGAGCGGGAGCAGCCGGATGCGGCTTCCCTCGTGAACATCCTGATCGTCGACGACGAGCCCAAGAACCTGACGGTGCTGGAGAGCGTGCTGGACGACCCCGGCTACCGGCTGGTGCGGGCCTCTTCCGGGGAGGAGGCCCTGCTGGCGCTGGTCCAGGAGGAGTTCGCCGTCCTGGTGCTGGACGTCCGCATGCCCGGCATGAGCGGCTTCGAGGTGGCCCAGCTCGTCAAGGAGCGCAGGAAGACGGCCCGCATCCCCATCATCTTCCTGACGGCCTACTACAACGAGGACGAGCACATCCTGGAGGGCTACGGCTCCGGCGCGGTGGATTACCTGCACAAGCCGGTGAAGCCCGCGGTCCTGCGCTCCAAGGTGGCCGTCTTCGCCGAGCTGCACCGCAAGGGGCGCGAACTCGCCGCGGCCAACCGCCTGCTGCTGGGCGAGGTGGCCGAGCGGCGCAATGCCGAAGCCCGCCTGAGCGAGCTGAATGCGTCGCTGGACCGGCGGGTGATGGAACGCACCACCGAGCTGCGGGCCAGCGAGGAGCGGCTGCTGGAGGAGCATCGCCGCAAGGACGGGTTCCTCGCGACCCTGGCGCACGAGCTGCGCAATCCCCTGGCGCCGGTGCGCAGCGCCGTCGAGCTGATCAAGCGCAACCGGCTGGATGCCAACAAGCTGCAGTGGGCCTCCTCCATCATCGACAGGCAGGTGCGCCTGCTCAGCCGCCTGATCGACGACCTGATGGACGTCAGCCGGATCAACCGGGGCCGCATCGAGCTGCGGCGCGAGCTCATGCCGCTCAACGAGGCGCTGATCGATGCGCTGGACGCGATCCGTTCGTCGGCCAAGGAGGCGGGGCTGGAGCTGGCGGTGCTGCTGCCGGATACCAAGCTGCTGGTGGATGGGGACCGCACGCGCCTGGCGCAGGCCTTCACCAACCTGCTCGTCAACGCGGTGAAGTACACCGAACCCGGCGGCAGGATCGAGCTGGTGGTCGCGGTGGAGCGGGAGAACGTGATCGTCACGGTGCGGGATACCGGCATAGGCATACCGGCCGACCGGCTGGAGACCATCTTCGAGATGTTCTCGCAGGTGGAGTCGGCCCTGGCGCGCTCGCGCGGCGGCCTGGGGATCGGGCTGTCGCTCACCCAGCAGCTGATCCGGCTGCATGGCGGCAGCGTCAAGGCGCAGAGCGAGGGGCCCGGGTTGGGCAGCCGCTTCCTGGTCCAGCTCCCGTTGGCGAGCAGCGGCACCGAGCAGGCCCCCTCGCTGCCGCCCTCACACACCCCTTCCACCAGCAGCACCAAGCTGTCCATCCTGGTCGCGGACGACAACGAGGACGCCGCCTCGTCGCTCACCCAGCTGCTCGAGCTCCTCGGGCACGAGGTGCGCCAGGTGCATGATGGAGAAGCCGCGGTGCGCGCCGTCCAGGAATTCGGCCCGTCCCTGGTGCTGCTCGATATCGGCATGCCGGGCTTGAACGGCCATGACGCCGCGCGCCTGATCCGCCAGCAGCCCGGCGGGTCGGGCCGGACCCTGGTCGCCGTCACCGGCTGGGGCCAACCGCAGGACCTGCGCCGCTCCTCGGACGCCGGCTTCGACCACCACCTGGTCAAACCCATCGAGTTCGACCAGCTGTTCTTGCTGATCGAGCGGGTCTGCTCGAACGCCCCCGCCACGCAGGCGGACCCTGCACCGACCTTCTACAGCTCCGGGAAGTGA